The genomic region CGATGATCCCCGAGGCCGTGATCACCCTGCTGGCCTGCGCCCGGATCGGCGCCGTGCACTCGGTGGTGTTCGGAGGGTTCTCCGCCGACGCGCTGCGGTCCCGGATCGAGGACGCCGAAGCCAAGCTAGTGGTCACCGCGGACGGCACCTACCGGCGCGGCAAGCCCAGCGCCCTGAAAACCGCTGTCGACGCCGCCCTGTCCCTTGAGGGAGACGGCAACGGCCACACCGTGCAGAACGTCGTGGTGGTCAAGCGCAACGGCCAGGACGTGGACTGGCACGAGGGGCGGGACCACTGGTGGGCGGACATCGTCGGGGCAGCGTCGGCCGAGCACACCGCCGTCGGGCATGACTCCGAGCACCCGTTGTTCATCCTTTACACCTCCGGCACCACCGGCAAGCCGAAGGGCATCCTGCACACCACAGGCGGGTACCTCACCCAGACCGCCTACACCCACAAGGCGGTATTTGACCTGCACCCCGAGACGGACGTGTACTGGTGCACGGCCGACGTCGGATGGGTCACCGGCCACTCGTACGTCGCCTATGCGCCGCTCATCAACGGTGCCACCCAGGTCATGTACGAGGGCACCCCGGACTCCCCGCACCAGGGCCGCTGGTGGGAGATCGTGGAAAAGTACAAGGTCTCCATCCTCTACACCGCCCCCACCGCGATCCGCACCTTCATGAAATGGGGCCGGGACATCCCGGACAAGTACGACCTCTCCTCCATCCGGGTCCTGGGCTCCGTGGGCGAACCCATCAACCCCGAAGCCTGGATGTGGTACCGCGACGTCATCGGCGGGAACAAGGCTCCCATCGTGGACACCTGGTGGCAGACCGAAACCGGCGCCCAGATGATCGCCCCGCTGCCCGGTGTGACCGCCACCAAGCCCGGCTCCGCCCAGGTGCCGCTGCCCGGCATCGCCGTGGACGTCGTGGACGAGAACGGCGCCTCGGTCCCGGACGGGCATGGCGGCTTCCTGGTGATCCGCGAACCCTGGCCGGCCATGCTCCGCGGGATCTGGGGCGACCCGGAGCGCTTCAAGGACACCTACTGGTCCCGCTTCGAGAACATGTACTTCGCGGGCGACGGCGCGAAGAAGGACGAGGACGGCGACATCTGGCTCCTGGGCCGGGTGGATGACGTCATGAACGTCTCCGGACACCGCCTTTCCACCACCGAAATCGAATCCGCACTGGTCAGCCACCCCGCGGTGGCCGAGGCCGCCGTCGTCGGCGCCACCGACGAAACCACCGGCCAGGCCGTCGTCGCGTTCGTCATCCTCCGCGGCGACGCCGTGGACTCCGGGGACGAGATCATCCAGGAACTCCGCAACCACGTCGGCAAGGAAATCGGCCCCATCGCCAAACCCAAGACCATCCTCGTGGTCCCCGAACTGCCCAAGACCCGCTCCGGCAAGATCATGCGCCGCCTCCTCAAGGACGTCGCCGAAGGCCGCGACGTCGGAGACGCCACCACACTCGCCGACAACACCGTCATGCAGCAGATCGCCGCGTCACTGAAGAAGTAGGGCGTAGCAACTAACGCAGGGCCCCTCCGGAACACCGGGCGGGCCCTGCGTTTTAGGTCCTACCGGGGGCCAGCCGTCGGCATCCTCAGGTGTTATTTAGCGATCTTTCCTGTTCCCTTTTGCGAGGTTATAGTCAGAATATGTGACACATGTCACATGACTCCATTCCCCGGGAGAGATCATGGCACCACATCCGGAAGCGTCCACCAGCGCCGGGCCAGCCCGGCGGACATTCCTCAAGACTATTGGCGTGAGTGCTGCCGGCCTGGCCGGCGTACCACTGTTGGCGGCGTGCACCGGAGGCAGCGGGCCGTCCGCCGGAGGCTCGGAATCCTCCGGCCTGTCGTTCGGCTCCGGCTCCTCCGACGAAGTTCCCAAGAAGGCGTACCAGGCGGTGACCGACGCTTTCACCCAGAAGACGGGCAAGACAGTCCGCACCAACGTGGTACCGCACAACGACTTCCAGAACAAGATCAACTCCTACCTGCAGGGCTCGCCGGATGACGCCTTTACCTGGTTCGCCGGCTACAGGATGCAGTTCTATGCTGGCAAGGGGCTCCTGGCGCCAGTTGATGACGTCTGGAGCAAGATCGGCGGCAACTTCTCCGACGCGCTGAAGAAGGCCTCCACCGGCCCGGACGGGAAGATGTACTTCGTCCCCAACTACAACTATCCGTGGGGCTTCTTCTACCGGAAGAGCCTGTGGGCCGACAAGGGTTACGAGGTGCCGGAAACCTTCGATGCCCTCAAGACCCTGGCGGCCAAGATGAAGGCCGACGGCATCATTCCGATCGGTTTTGCGGACAAGGACGGCTGGCCCGCCATGGGCACGTTCGACTACATCAACATGCGCGCCAACGGATACCAGTTCCACGTGGATCTGTGCGCCCACAAGGAGTCCTGGGACCAAAAGAAGGTGACGGACGTTTTCGATACCTGGTCCGCGCTGCTGCCCTTCCAGGATCCTGCAGCGCTCGGCCAGACCTGGCAGGACGCCGCGAGGGCGCTGGCTGCCAAGAAGACGGGCATGTACCTGCTCGGCTCCTTCGTCACGCAGCAGTTCACGGATCCTGCAGTGCTGAAGGACATCGATTTCTTCGCGTTCCCGGAGATCGCCGCCGAAGGGCGGGATGCGGTGGAGGCTCCCATCGACGGGCTGCTGCTGTCCACCAAGGGCGGCGGGAACGCGGCCGCGCACCAGTTCATGGAATTCATCGGCACCCCCGAGGGCCAGGACATCTACGCCTCGGTGGACGCCTCCAACATCGCCACGGCCAAGGGCGCGGACACCTCCAAGTTCACGCCGCTGAACAAGAAATGTGCGGACACCATCGCGCAGGCCAAGTCCATCAGCCAGTTCTTTGACCGTGACGCCCTGCCCGCCATGGCCAACAACGTCATGATCCCGGCCCTGCAGACCTTCCTCAAGGACGGCAAGATGGACGTCAAGAACCTTGAGGCACAGGCCAAGTCACTGTACGCGGCCCAGTAGTGGTCCGGGGGACTCCCATGAGCGCAACAGCAAGAGACCTGGTCCCGCCGGAGTCCAGGGCACCCTCCGGGGCGTCGGCGAGGCGGGTCCGCAGCGGGAAGGTCCGCCGGCTCTCCAAACGGGACAAGGCTGTCCTGTCCCTCATGGTGGGCATACCCACCCTCATCCAGCTGGTGTTTGTTTGGCTGCCCACGGTGATGTCCGTGTGGCTGAGCTTCACGCGATGGAACGGACTCGCCCTGACCGACATCAGGCCGGCAGGCGCCGACAACTACCAGTACATCTCCCAGGATTACCCGCCGTTCTGGCCTGCCATCCAGCACAACCTGCTGTGGCTGGCCTTCCTGGCCCTGGTGGCCACCCCGCTGGGCTTGCTGCTGGCGGTACTCCTGGACCAGCAGATCCGCGGCAGCAGGATCTACCAGAGTATTTTCTTCACGCCCGTGATGCTGTCGCTGGCGCTGATCGGCATCATCTGGCAGCTGTTCTACCAGCGGGACAACGGCCTGCTGAACTTCCTGCTCGGAACCTCGGGAACGCCGCAGGCCGTTGACTGGTTCGGGGATTCCTCGGTGAACATCTGGGCAGCCATGATCGCCGCCACATGGCGGCACGCCGGCTATGTCATGCTGCTGTACCTGGCGGGCCTCAAGGGCGTGGACCCCAGCCTGAAGGAAGCGGCAGCGATCGACGGGGCCAGCGCGGTGCAGACCTTCTTCCGCGTGGTGTTCCCGGCCATGCGGCCCATCAACATCGTCATCGTCGTCATCACCATCATCGAATCGCTGCGGGCGTTCGACGTCGTCTACGTCATCAACCGCGGCACCAACGGCCTCGAGCTCCTCAGCGCCCTGGTGATCCAGAACCTCGTGGGCGAAGGCCAGGTGATCGGCGTCGGGTCCGCCCTTGCGGTGGTCCTGCTGGTCATCTCCCTCGTCCCTATCGTGTTCTACCTCAGCCGCACCTTCGGCAAGGAGAACAGGGCATGAGCGCCGCAGTCTCCCCCGGCACGGAAACCGGACGCTCCGGCAGCAAGCCGAAGCGGCACTACGGCACCCATGTCTTCCTGACGGCCATGGCGGTCATGTGGCTGATCCCCCTGCTCTGGGCCGTGTTCACCGCCCTGCGGCCGATCGCATCGACCAACGAGCATGGCTACTTCAGCGTGGCCGGCGACTTCAACTTCGACAACTTCATCCAGGCCTGGTCCCAGGGCGGCTTCGCCAAATACCTCTGGAACTCGGTGATCATCTGCGTTCCGGCGGTACTGCTGGTGCTCTTTTTCGCGTCCATGATGGCGTTTGCCGTCAGCCGGGTGAACTGGAAGTTCAACGTCACACTGCTCATCATGTTCACGGCGGGAAACCTGCTGCCGCCCCAGGTGCTGGCCGCCCCGCTGTTCGAGATGGCCAAGCACTTCCAGGTGCCCTACTCCTTCAGCGATTCGGGCAACATGCTGAACACGTATATCATCGTCATCGCCGTCAACATGGCGTTTCAGATGGGGTTCTGCACCTTCGTGCTGTCCAACTACATGAAGGCGCTCTCCGCCGACCTGACAGAGGCCGCACTCGTGGACGGTGCCGGCATCTGGCGCCAGTACCGGGAAATCATCATGCCGCTGTGCCGTCCCGCCTTCGCGGCCCTTGCCACGCTGGAAGTCATCTTCATCTACAACGATTTCTTCTGGCCCCTGCTGTTCATCCAGAGCGGCGACCGGCTGCCCGTCACCACGGCCATCAACAACCTCCAGGGCGAGTTCCTGAACAACTACAACCTGCTGGCGGCCGGCGCCGTCATCACGGTAATCCCCACCCTGATTGTTTATCTGCTCCTGCAGCGGCAGTTTGTTGCGGGCCTGACTCTTGGTTCGAGCAAGGGCTAGGCGATGATGGGCAGTACGAGGTTTCATCCACTGAAAGGATCCCTATGCTTCCCGCGGCCCGTCACCAGTCCATAGTGGACGCCGTCAGGCGCGAGCGGGTGGTCCGCGTGTCGGATCTCGCGCAGCAGCTGGGAGTGTCCCTAATGACGGTGCGCCGCGACATCGAGATGCTGGAGGAAAGCGGCCAGGTGGAGCGGATCCACGGCGGTGCCAAACTGCCCGGGGATGCCAGCACACACGAGCCCGGGTTCGAACTGAAGTCCACCCAGCTGACCGCGCAGAAACGCGCCATCGCCCTGGAAGCCGCCGCCCTGGTCCACGAGGGCATGGCGGTTGCCCTGAGCGCGGGCACCACCACCTGGGCGCTGGCCAAGGAACTCGCCAACGGCCCCCGGATCACCGCGGTGACCAACTCAGTGAAGATCGCCGACCTCTTTCACCATGCCTCGGCATCGGGGTCCGGGCGCCACGCCTCAACGGTGATCCTCATCGGCGGCGAGCGCACGCCGTCGGACGCCCTGGTGGGCCCCATCGCGACCGCGGCGCTGCGCCAACTGCACCTGGACCTGCTGTTCCTCGGCGTGCACGGCATGGACGCGGACGCGGGCTACACCACACCCAACCTCCTGGAGGCTGAAACCAACCGGGCGTTCATCGCCGCCTCGCGCAAGGTGGTGGTCCTGGCGGACCATACCAAGTGGGGCACCCAGGGAATCAGCACCATCGCCAAGCTTGAGGAAGCCGACGAGGTGATCTGCGATTCCGGCCTGTCCCCCGACGCCCAGCGGATCCTCCGCGACCGGGTGGGCCGGCTGAGGCTCGTTTAGGCTCCGGCTGGTTTAGTCCGTAGCGCTTCCGGCCAGCCTCACGGGCAGCCGCAGGACTGCCTGACGAGGAGCTTCGTCGGAAATACGCGGTGCTGTGCCGGCTCGGCGCGGTCCGCTCCGACGAGCGCCCGGACGGCTGCCTCCGCCATGTCCCGCACGGGCTGCTCCACGGTGGTCAGCATTGGCCAGGAGTACTCCGCGTCCTCCGAACCGTCGAACGAGACCAGCGCTATGTCCTCCGGGACGGACAGGCCAGCCTCATGGAACGCACGGAGGATGCCGATGGCCTGCATGTCGGAGCTGGCGAAGACGGCGGTGGGCCGATGCCCGGACGCCAGGAACCGCTTCCCTGCGGCGTAGCCGCCAACCCGAGTGAAGGCGCTGCGGGCAATGGGGCCTTCCGGTAACCCGGCGTCCCTGAGTGCCTGCACCCAGCCCTCTTCGCGGGCATCCGCTTCATTGCCGGTGGTGGTGCCCATGGCCAGGCCGATGTTGGTGTGGCCATGACCGATTAAATGCTCGACGGCGGTGCGCGCCCCCTTGGCCAGGTCCACTCCCACGGTGGTGACCCCGGCCGAACTCCCGCTGTGGCTCAGGAGCACCGACGGGATCTCCGCGGTCTCCAGGTCGGCAAGGTCCGGCTCGAACAGGACGCTGGCGAGCACCACGCCGTCCACCTGCCGGGCGGCCAGGTTCCGGATGTTCCGGCGCTCCTTGGCCAAGTCGCCGTCCGAGTTCGTCAGCACCAGGGCGTACCCCAGTGCCCCGGCCGCGTCCTCCACGGCATGGGCCAGCATCGAGAAGAACGGGTTGCTGTTGTCCGGAATGACCAAGCCGATCGTTTCGCTGGACCCCAGCTTCAGGGCCCGCGCAGCCGCGTTGGGGCGGTAGCCCAGCTGCCGGATGGCTTCCTGGACCTTCGCTTGGGTGGCGGGCGCCACCTTCTTCGGCCCACCGTTCACCACGTAACTGACGACGGCGGTGCTCACCCCGGCGTACCGGGCAACATCCTTGCGTGTCACCTGGGTCCGCGGGGCGGGCACTGCCGGAATGGTCATAGTGTCCATGCTAGCTAGAGCACGTCCTAGAGGGTTGCCGGAGCATCGCCGAAGTCGCGGATGGGGAGGCGT from Arthrobacter globiformis harbors:
- a CDS encoding ABC transporter substrate-binding protein, with product MAPHPEASTSAGPARRTFLKTIGVSAAGLAGVPLLAACTGGSGPSAGGSESSGLSFGSGSSDEVPKKAYQAVTDAFTQKTGKTVRTNVVPHNDFQNKINSYLQGSPDDAFTWFAGYRMQFYAGKGLLAPVDDVWSKIGGNFSDALKKASTGPDGKMYFVPNYNYPWGFFYRKSLWADKGYEVPETFDALKTLAAKMKADGIIPIGFADKDGWPAMGTFDYINMRANGYQFHVDLCAHKESWDQKKVTDVFDTWSALLPFQDPAALGQTWQDAARALAAKKTGMYLLGSFVTQQFTDPAVLKDIDFFAFPEIAAEGRDAVEAPIDGLLLSTKGGGNAAAHQFMEFIGTPEGQDIYASVDASNIATAKGADTSKFTPLNKKCADTIAQAKSISQFFDRDALPAMANNVMIPALQTFLKDGKMDVKNLEAQAKSLYAAQ
- a CDS encoding LacI family DNA-binding transcriptional regulator — protein: MTIPAVPAPRTQVTRKDVARYAGVSTAVVSYVVNGGPKKVAPATQAKVQEAIRQLGYRPNAAARALKLGSSETIGLVIPDNSNPFFSMLAHAVEDAAGALGYALVLTNSDGDLAKERRNIRNLAARQVDGVVLASVLFEPDLADLETAEIPSVLLSHSGSSAGVTTVGVDLAKGARTAVEHLIGHGHTNIGLAMGTTTGNEADAREEGWVQALRDAGLPEGPIARSAFTRVGGYAAGKRFLASGHRPTAVFASSDMQAIGILRAFHEAGLSVPEDIALVSFDGSEDAEYSWPMLTTVEQPVRDMAEAAVRALVGADRAEPAQHRVFPTKLLVRQSCGCP
- a CDS encoding DeoR/GlpR family DNA-binding transcription regulator — protein: MLPAARHQSIVDAVRRERVVRVSDLAQQLGVSLMTVRRDIEMLEESGQVERIHGGAKLPGDASTHEPGFELKSTQLTAQKRAIALEAAALVHEGMAVALSAGTTTWALAKELANGPRITAVTNSVKIADLFHHASASGSGRHASTVILIGGERTPSDALVGPIATAALRQLHLDLLFLGVHGMDADAGYTTPNLLEAETNRAFIAASRKVVVLADHTKWGTQGISTIAKLEEADEVICDSGLSPDAQRILRDRVGRLRLV
- a CDS encoding carbohydrate ABC transporter permease; amino-acid sequence: MSATARDLVPPESRAPSGASARRVRSGKVRRLSKRDKAVLSLMVGIPTLIQLVFVWLPTVMSVWLSFTRWNGLALTDIRPAGADNYQYISQDYPPFWPAIQHNLLWLAFLALVATPLGLLLAVLLDQQIRGSRIYQSIFFTPVMLSLALIGIIWQLFYQRDNGLLNFLLGTSGTPQAVDWFGDSSVNIWAAMIAATWRHAGYVMLLYLAGLKGVDPSLKEAAAIDGASAVQTFFRVVFPAMRPINIVIVVITIIESLRAFDVVYVINRGTNGLELLSALVIQNLVGEGQVIGVGSALAVVLLVISLVPIVFYLSRTFGKENRA
- the acs gene encoding acetate--CoA ligase; its protein translation is MSEDTPGSTATAATPSQQGDALENLLHESRKFAPSEDFAANAVVGAEVYAEAEADRPAFWAKQARELLTWSKDFDQALDWSNPPFAKWFVGGEVNAAYNALDRHVENGLGDRVAIYFEGEPGDTRTYTYAELTEEVKRAANAFESLGVAKGDRVAVYLPMIPEAVITLLACARIGAVHSVVFGGFSADALRSRIEDAEAKLVVTADGTYRRGKPSALKTAVDAALSLEGDGNGHTVQNVVVVKRNGQDVDWHEGRDHWWADIVGAASAEHTAVGHDSEHPLFILYTSGTTGKPKGILHTTGGYLTQTAYTHKAVFDLHPETDVYWCTADVGWVTGHSYVAYAPLINGATQVMYEGTPDSPHQGRWWEIVEKYKVSILYTAPTAIRTFMKWGRDIPDKYDLSSIRVLGSVGEPINPEAWMWYRDVIGGNKAPIVDTWWQTETGAQMIAPLPGVTATKPGSAQVPLPGIAVDVVDENGASVPDGHGGFLVIREPWPAMLRGIWGDPERFKDTYWSRFENMYFAGDGAKKDEDGDIWLLGRVDDVMNVSGHRLSTTEIESALVSHPAVAEAAVVGATDETTGQAVVAFVILRGDAVDSGDEIIQELRNHVGKEIGPIAKPKTILVVPELPKTRSGKIMRRLLKDVAEGRDVGDATTLADNTVMQQIAASLKK
- a CDS encoding carbohydrate ABC transporter permease — encoded protein: MSAAVSPGTETGRSGSKPKRHYGTHVFLTAMAVMWLIPLLWAVFTALRPIASTNEHGYFSVAGDFNFDNFIQAWSQGGFAKYLWNSVIICVPAVLLVLFFASMMAFAVSRVNWKFNVTLLIMFTAGNLLPPQVLAAPLFEMAKHFQVPYSFSDSGNMLNTYIIVIAVNMAFQMGFCTFVLSNYMKALSADLTEAALVDGAGIWRQYREIIMPLCRPAFAALATLEVIFIYNDFFWPLLFIQSGDRLPVTTAINNLQGEFLNNYNLLAAGAVITVIPTLIVYLLLQRQFVAGLTLGSSKG